From Psychroflexus torquis ATCC 700755, the proteins below share one genomic window:
- a CDS encoding glycosyltransferase, with protein sequence MAFPTHVLVAPLNWGLGHASRCIPIINYFLEQGAIVSIASDGAALELLKGEFPNLNSLELNSSQVVYSSSGFFFYLKLILQGHGLKERAKKDEILVESYAEKNHVDLIISDHRFGAFSKLIKSVIISHQLQFKAGLFSRASSFMNAKYHNRYDEIWIPDAEVTFDLSGVLSHSEQVKVPTQRIGVLSRFSKIESPKDIDYLAVISGPEPLRTSLEKCLITAFQGLSGKKTVIVRGVYNTESLKDFPNISFYNHLKSKELNALICRSKLVVCRSGYSSVMDLACLGKKAFFIPTPHQGEQEYLAKRLEKLGIAPFSDQENFKVSDLQKVSQYSGFKADEHLRFPLQTFRRTLEG encoded by the coding sequence TTGGCCTTTCCTACTCATGTTCTTGTTGCCCCTCTCAATTGGGGATTGGGCCACGCCTCAAGATGCATTCCTATTATAAATTACTTTCTGGAACAGGGCGCTATTGTTAGTATAGCCTCCGATGGGGCAGCCTTAGAGCTTTTAAAAGGAGAATTCCCAAACCTAAACAGCTTAGAGTTAAATTCCAGCCAAGTCGTTTATTCTAGCTCTGGTTTTTTCTTTTATCTGAAATTGATTCTGCAAGGTCATGGTTTAAAAGAAAGAGCAAAAAAAGATGAGATACTGGTTGAGAGTTATGCTGAAAAAAATCATGTCGATTTGATTATTTCAGATCACAGATTTGGAGCTTTTTCAAAACTGATAAAATCGGTGATTATTTCTCATCAATTACAGTTTAAAGCTGGACTATTTTCCAGAGCATCATCTTTTATGAATGCAAAGTACCACAATCGTTATGACGAAATCTGGATTCCAGATGCTGAAGTCACTTTTGACTTAAGTGGTGTTTTAAGCCATTCTGAACAAGTGAAGGTCCCGACCCAAAGAATTGGTGTTTTAAGTCGGTTTTCTAAAATAGAATCTCCCAAAGATATTGATTATCTAGCCGTGATCTCTGGACCAGAGCCTTTGCGAACCTCTTTGGAAAAATGTTTGATTACAGCTTTCCAGGGTCTTTCTGGTAAAAAAACAGTTATAGTAAGAGGAGTTTATAACACAGAGTCTTTAAAGGACTTCCCCAACATTAGCTTTTACAATCATTTAAAATCTAAAGAACTCAATGCACTAATCTGCAGAAGCAAGCTAGTCGTTTGCAGGTCTGGATATTCTTCGGTTATGGACCTCGCTTGCTTGGGTAAGAAAGCCTTTTTTATACCAACACCTCACCAAGGAGAGCAAGAGTATCTGGCTAAGCGGCTTGAAAAACTAGGCATTGCTCCTTTTTCAGATCAGGAAAATTTTAAGGTTTCAGATCTCCAAAAGGTAAGTCAGTATTCAGGCTTTAAAGCTGACGAGCATCTTCGATTTCCTCTTCAGACATTTCGTCGGACATTGGAAGGGTAA
- a CDS encoding lipoprotein signal peptidase produces the protein MSLKKASLLILLILLIDQVSKIYIKTHFMLGQEIDVLGWFRILFVENDGMAWGAKIPGSYGKIILTSFRIVAVSLISYWLWDTIRKKSPRILIISVSLILAGAFGNIIDSVFYGVIFDSSLGQIATLFADEPYGELLKGKVVDMLYFPMYSDILPNWVPLWGGEYFVFFAPVFNIADTAISTGFGLLVVFNKKAFPKDK, from the coding sequence ATGTCTTTAAAGAAAGCCTCTCTTCTTATCCTACTCATTTTATTGATAGACCAAGTGTCTAAAATATATATAAAGACCCACTTTATGTTGGGGCAAGAAATTGACGTTTTAGGCTGGTTTCGTATCCTCTTTGTTGAAAATGACGGGATGGCGTGGGGAGCTAAAATCCCTGGATCTTACGGTAAAATCATCCTTACCTCGTTTAGAATTGTAGCCGTTAGCTTAATTAGCTATTGGTTGTGGGATACTATAAGGAAAAAATCGCCAAGAATTTTAATCATTTCAGTTTCTTTAATCCTTGCTGGTGCGTTTGGAAATATCATCGATTCTGTGTTTTATGGTGTAATTTTCGATAGCAGCTTAGGTCAAATCGCCACCCTTTTTGCTGACGAACCTTATGGCGAATTGCTAAAAGGTAAAGTGGTCGATATGCTTTACTTCCCTATGTATAGTGACATATTGCCCAACTGGGTTCCCCTTTGGGGAGGTGAGTATTTTGTATTCTTTGCGCCAGTCTTCAATATCGCCGATACGGCCATTAGTACTGGATTTGGACTTTTGGTGGTGTTCAACAAAAAAGCTTTCCCAAAAGATAAGTAG
- the trmB gene encoding tRNA (guanosine(46)-N7)-methyltransferase TrmB — protein sequence MGSKNKLKRFQDNEVFDNVIQPLRSEIVDEEFQFKGKWKRDFFKNDKPLILELGCGKGEYTLGLAERNKDCNYLGIDIKGARFWKGAKTALEGDLPNVGFLRTQIELVDQVFAKGEVDGIWITFPDPQIKWKRTKHRMTNPEFLKKYKHILTKEGIIHLKTDSEFMHGYTLGILEGLGHEIIYAHHNIYVNHEAPEEVVGIKTFYEQQYLDKNKLITYLKFRLKP from the coding sequence GTGGGTAGTAAAAATAAACTAAAGCGATTTCAGGATAATGAGGTATTTGATAATGTCATTCAACCTCTCAGATCTGAAATTGTAGATGAGGAGTTCCAATTTAAAGGGAAATGGAAACGTGATTTTTTCAAAAATGATAAGCCTTTAATTTTAGAATTAGGCTGTGGTAAAGGGGAATATACTTTGGGGCTTGCTGAAAGAAACAAGGACTGTAATTATCTAGGTATAGATATAAAAGGCGCTAGATTTTGGAAAGGAGCTAAAACCGCTTTGGAAGGCGATTTGCCCAATGTAGGATTTTTAAGAACTCAAATCGAGTTAGTCGATCAAGTTTTCGCTAAAGGCGAAGTGGATGGAATCTGGATTACCTTTCCCGACCCACAAATCAAATGGAAACGCACCAAGCATAGGATGACCAATCCTGAGTTTTTAAAGAAATACAAGCATATTTTAACTAAGGAAGGGATTATACATCTGAAGACAGATAGCGAATTTATGCATGGCTATACGCTAGGAATTTTAGAAGGCTTAGGCCACGAGATCATATATGCTCACCATAATATTTATGTAAATCATGAAGCTCCAGAAGAAGTAGTAGGGATCAAGACTTTTTATGAGCAGCAGTATCTGGATAAGAATAAATTGATAACTTACTTGAAATTTAGACTTAAACCATAA
- a CDS encoding ZIP family metal transporter: MKEIIAYFESIDPITAALIATTFTWLVTGLGASLVFFFKSMNRKLFDGMLGFTGGVMVAASFWSLLAPGIEMSDGEGFIKVIPAVVGFSLGALFIFGLDKVLPHLHINFKEDRKEGIKTKWHKSVLLTLAITLHNIPEGLAVGVLFGGAAAGIEGASIGGAVALAIGIGLQNFPEGFAVAMPLRGLGLSRWKSFNYGHLSAIVEPVAAVIGAWAVLTFEPILPYALCFAAGAMIFVVIEEVVPESQQARNIDLSTLGFIGGFVVMMTLDVGLG, from the coding sequence ATGAAAGAAATCATTGCTTATTTTGAATCAATAGATCCTATAACTGCTGCCTTAATCGCCACCACTTTTACGTGGTTGGTAACTGGACTGGGGGCTTCCTTGGTATTTTTCTTTAAGTCTATGAATCGTAAGTTATTTGATGGAATGCTAGGCTTCACTGGAGGGGTTATGGTAGCTGCTAGCTTTTGGAGTCTTTTAGCGCCAGGTATAGAAATGAGCGATGGCGAAGGATTTATAAAAGTGATTCCCGCTGTGGTAGGTTTTTCACTCGGCGCCCTTTTTATTTTTGGATTGGATAAAGTACTTCCGCATTTGCACATAAATTTTAAGGAAGATAGAAAAGAGGGCATAAAAACCAAATGGCATAAATCTGTTTTATTGACTCTTGCGATTACCTTACATAATATCCCAGAAGGGCTTGCGGTTGGTGTCTTGTTTGGAGGAGCTGCTGCAGGAATAGAAGGTGCCAGTATTGGGGGCGCTGTGGCTTTGGCGATCGGTATTGGTTTGCAAAACTTTCCTGAAGGCTTTGCAGTGGCTATGCCGTTGCGCGGACTCGGGTTATCGCGTTGGAAAAGTTTTAATTACGGTCATTTATCTGCCATCGTAGAGCCTGTGGCCGCCGTCATTGGTGCTTGGGCAGTTTTAACTTTTGAACCTATTTTGCCTTATGCCCTCTGTTTTGCAGCTGGAGCTATGATTTTTGTGGTGATAGAAGAAGTCGTCCCCGAATCTCAACAAGCCCGGAATATAGATTTGTCCACCCTCGGGTTTATAGGGGGTTTTGTAGTTATGATGACTTTAGATGTAGGCTTAGGCTAA
- a CDS encoding MGMT family protein, whose translation MAKSDFFEKVYEVVALIPEGKVTSYGSIAKAIGAAKSSRTVGYAMNACVKLDRDLPAHRVVNRNGVLTGKHHFPGQGVMQKLLEEEGLEIENDQIKDFKKYFWQPPVNEVFDS comes from the coding sequence ATGGCAAAATCAGATTTTTTTGAAAAGGTTTATGAAGTTGTAGCTTTGATTCCTGAAGGCAAAGTAACTAGTTATGGATCTATAGCTAAAGCGATAGGAGCTGCCAAAAGTTCACGTACAGTCGGATATGCCATGAATGCTTGCGTAAAGTTAGATCGAGATTTACCGGCGCATAGAGTTGTGAATAGAAATGGCGTATTAACAGGTAAGCATCATTTTCCCGGTCAAGGCGTCATGCAAAAGTTACTTGAAGAAGAAGGATTGGAGATAGAGAACGATCAAATTAAAGATTTTAAAAAGTATTTTTGGCAACCTCCTGTAAATGAGGTTTTTGACAGTTGA
- a CDS encoding metal-dependent transcriptional regulator, which translates to MFSLSEENYLKAILHLQKTSKSGVNTNALAEEMQTKASSVTDMVKKLSEKNLVIYKKYQGVYLSDSGRKTALQIVRKHRLWEVFLVDKLSFSWDEVHEVAEQLEHIKSDKLITELDKFLKYPKRDPHGDPIPDAKGDFHVANKILLSSLSKGEHGTLVGVKDTSSEFLKYLDKNNIALGKTIQVLDKEEFDESMLIQTDGKSLRVSPMVAVNIYIKQ; encoded by the coding sequence ATGTTTTCCTTATCCGAAGAAAATTACCTGAAGGCCATTCTACATTTACAAAAGACGTCCAAGTCTGGAGTAAATACCAACGCCCTTGCTGAAGAAATGCAAACCAAAGCCTCTTCTGTGACCGATATGGTAAAGAAGCTCTCTGAAAAAAATCTGGTTATATACAAAAAATACCAAGGAGTGTATTTGTCGGATAGTGGACGAAAAACCGCTTTACAGATTGTTAGGAAACATAGATTATGGGAAGTGTTTTTAGTTGATAAACTAAGTTTTTCTTGGGATGAGGTCCATGAAGTTGCGGAACAGCTAGAGCACATCAAATCTGATAAACTGATCACCGAACTCGATAAGTTCCTGAAGTATCCGAAAAGAGATCCACATGGGGATCCCATACCAGACGCTAAAGGTGATTTTCACGTGGCCAATAAAATTTTACTCTCCAGCCTATCTAAAGGTGAACATGGGACATTGGTAGGTGTAAAAGACACCTCCTCCGAATTTTTAAAATATCTAGATAAAAACAATATTGCTTTAGGGAAAACCATTCAGGTTTTAGATAAAGAAGAGTTTGATGAATCCATGTTGATTCAGACAGATGGAAAAAGTTTAAGAGTTTCACCTATGGTGGCTGTCAATATTTATATAAAACAATAG
- a CDS encoding response regulator transcription factor, with protein sequence MKKSDITILVVDDDPDILEILSYNLNAEGYKVITAEDGVQAVKKAKKKKPHLVILDVMMPEMDGIEACEQIRETKGLENTVITFLTARGEDYSQVAGFDAGADDYITKPVKPKVLMSKVKALLRRFKSNASEKNIYKIGGIVINRDEYKISSDGIEMTLPRKEFELLSLLTSEPNKVFKRDDILNTVWGNEVVVGGRTIDVHIRKLREKLGDDKFKTVKGVGYKFVHE encoded by the coding sequence ATGAAGAAATCTGACATCACTATCCTTGTTGTAGACGACGATCCGGATATTTTGGAAATATTGAGTTACAATCTCAATGCTGAAGGCTACAAAGTGATTACTGCGGAAGATGGCGTCCAGGCTGTAAAAAAAGCTAAAAAGAAAAAGCCTCATTTGGTAATTTTGGATGTTATGATGCCAGAGATGGATGGTATAGAGGCTTGCGAGCAAATTAGAGAGACCAAAGGCCTAGAAAATACCGTCATCACCTTTTTAACGGCTAGAGGAGAAGATTATTCTCAAGTGGCAGGATTCGATGCGGGTGCAGACGATTACATAACCAAACCTGTAAAGCCTAAAGTGTTGATGAGTAAAGTAAAAGCTTTGCTTCGACGATTTAAGTCTAATGCTTCCGAAAAGAATATTTATAAAATTGGAGGAATCGTTATCAATCGCGATGAATATAAAATTTCCAGTGATGGCATAGAAATGACTTTGCCAAGAAAAGAATTTGAATTGCTATCTTTACTCACTTCAGAACCAAACAAAGTATTCAAAAGAGATGATATTTTGAATACCGTTTGGGGAAATGAAGTTGTGGTTGGTGGAAGAACCATCGATGTTCACATTCGAAAGTTGAGAGAAAAATTGGGCGACGATAAATTCAAAACAGTGAAAGGCGTTGGCTATAAGTTTGTACATGAATGA
- a CDS encoding ferredoxin--NADP reductase → MAHFNQLSIKEISRQTDKAVHILFDVPSELNSEFQFKAGQYLTLETNINGEEVRRSYSISSEEGKDLGIVVKAIPDGKFSNYVNSQLKVGDPIQVHPAEGKFLLPQELDHKTFVAFAAGSGITPVMSMIQTVLSKSDSARFVLVYGNKSPEQTIFMQELLSLQKEFSKRFFTEFIYSETQEGDAQFGRIEKSTVNYVIKNKYDGFEFSEFYLCGPEAMIETIEETLKATGVKGDQIKHELFFSKSEGNVDAATDGKSLITVIVDDEEFELSMDRTDLILDAVLAQNIDAPYSCQGGICSSCVAKIKEGTVEMRKNQILTDDEIEEGLVLTCQSQPTSAKVVVDYDDI, encoded by the coding sequence ATGGCACATTTTAACCAGCTTTCTATAAAAGAAATCAGTAGACAAACCGATAAAGCGGTTCATATTCTGTTTGACGTTCCTTCTGAATTAAATTCAGAATTTCAATTTAAAGCAGGGCAATATCTAACCCTAGAAACCAATATTAATGGAGAAGAAGTAAGACGATCGTATTCAATTTCTTCTGAAGAGGGAAAGGATTTGGGGATTGTAGTGAAAGCCATTCCTGATGGTAAATTTTCCAATTATGTGAATTCTCAACTAAAGGTTGGCGATCCAATACAGGTTCACCCTGCTGAAGGAAAATTTCTACTGCCTCAAGAACTAGATCATAAAACGTTTGTAGCTTTTGCAGCAGGAAGTGGAATTACCCCCGTCATGTCTATGATTCAGACAGTATTATCTAAATCTGATTCTGCAAGATTCGTATTGGTGTACGGAAATAAATCTCCAGAGCAGACCATTTTTATGCAAGAACTCCTCAGTCTTCAGAAAGAATTTTCAAAGCGCTTTTTTACTGAATTTATCTATAGTGAAACTCAAGAAGGGGATGCCCAATTTGGTAGAATAGAAAAATCTACCGTCAATTATGTTATAAAAAATAAATACGATGGTTTTGAGTTTTCAGAATTTTACCTCTGTGGTCCAGAAGCTATGATTGAAACTATAGAAGAGACTCTAAAAGCCACTGGTGTAAAAGGTGACCAGATCAAGCATGAATTGTTCTTTTCAAAATCAGAGGGGAATGTGGATGCCGCTACCGATGGCAAAAGCTTAATTACTGTGATCGTGGACGATGAAGAATTTGAGTTATCTATGGATCGAACTGACTTAATTCTGGATGCGGTATTAGCACAAAATATCGATGCACCGTATTCTTGCCAGGGTGGAATTTGTAGTTCTTGTGTGGCCAAAATCAAAGAAGGGACAGTGGAGATGAGAAAAAATCAGATCTTAACCGATGATGAGATAGAAGAAGGGCTCGTGCTCACCTGCCAGTCTCAACCTACCTCGGCAAAAGTGGTGGTAGATTACGATGATATTTAA
- a CDS encoding LysE family translocator: MDYFQIYVLTYLAAFVGVVPPGLVNMSVAKTCLERGRRNGTLMALGASSVVLFQALLAVLISKYIFSHPYVKSMFLKTGIAILILMFIYFLLSANRKKNKQSIKERTGTKSFFTGILVSSLNIFPIPYFVLMSTLLSNNFEIKFSLMNDILFAITAALGTLTTLYLYVIFIMKIDGKTELFKRYSNYFMAVLMLILVIVSWIRLSNI; encoded by the coding sequence TTGGACTATTTTCAAATCTATGTATTAACTTACCTTGCCGCCTTTGTCGGTGTGGTTCCGCCAGGTCTTGTTAACATGAGCGTAGCTAAAACCTGTTTAGAAAGAGGGCGTAGAAATGGAACCTTGATGGCTTTAGGGGCTTCTTCTGTAGTATTATTCCAAGCTTTATTAGCTGTTCTAATTTCAAAATATATCTTTTCACATCCTTATGTGAAAAGCATGTTTCTTAAAACTGGTATTGCGATATTAATTTTGATGTTCATTTATTTCCTGCTTTCAGCCAACCGTAAGAAAAATAAGCAAAGCATTAAAGAAAGAACAGGGACCAAGAGTTTTTTTACTGGGATTTTAGTATCATCCCTTAATATTTTTCCCATACCTTACTTTGTCCTCATGTCTACTTTATTGAGCAATAATTTCGAGATAAAGTTCAGTCTTATGAACGATATTTTATTTGCAATAACCGCGGCCTTAGGAACGCTAACCACTCTTTACCTATATGTGATTTTTATTATGAAAATAGATGGGAAGACAGAATTATTTAAGAGGTACTCCAACTATTTTATGGCGGTATTAATGTTGATTCTTGTTATTGTGTCTTGGATTCGCTTATCTAATATATAA
- a CDS encoding lytic transglycosylase domain-containing protein — protein MTYKSLISLFAIFLSCLLSSAQDTKEKVTQKWATEKVEFHKITGDSLELILEDYQRNMELDSVWRSQLINQSYSKRMEIIIKDSLESSEVIKEIPTELLKERLAALNAKTPFNIEYNESLESVISYFLKREKEGTERLMGLSKFYFPMFEATLDKYDVPLEMKYLALVESALNPKAKSRVGATGLWQFMYSTGKMYDLDVSSYVDERMDPVASTEAAAQYLKRLYLMFNDWDLALAAYNSGPGNVSKAIRRSGGETNYWKLRSYLPRETAGYVPSFQAMLYMYEYAEEHGFKPQRPKTIYYGTDTIRVKKMITLDQIAEVTQTEKEFIEFLNPSYKLGIIPFEDDKSYYIRLPYAKSGLFVANEDKIYGYAEEQLAKTEDSKAEDKINYYVKSGDFLGRIASKFRVRISEIRTWNNLRSNSLNIGQRLVIYPRNTSAIGETKPSSEESNTETSSLTDSKIYKVKSGDSLWIISRKYSNLSVEDLKSLNQLKSNTLKPGMTLKVSKG, from the coding sequence ATGACCTACAAATCTTTGATTTCCCTGTTTGCTATTTTTTTATCATGTCTTCTCTCTTCTGCACAAGATACTAAGGAGAAAGTCACACAGAAATGGGCTACTGAAAAGGTAGAATTCCACAAAATTACTGGAGATTCTCTGGAACTCATTCTTGAGGATTATCAAAGAAATATGGAACTGGATTCGGTATGGAGATCTCAACTGATCAACCAATCTTATTCTAAACGAATGGAAATAATCATTAAAGATAGTTTAGAGTCCAGTGAAGTCATTAAAGAAATACCCACAGAACTTCTTAAAGAAAGACTAGCTGCCTTAAATGCTAAAACACCGTTCAACATAGAATACAACGAAAGCTTGGAAAGTGTTATCAGTTATTTTTTAAAACGAGAAAAAGAAGGCACAGAACGACTAATGGGATTGAGCAAGTTCTACTTTCCTATGTTCGAGGCCACTCTAGATAAATACGATGTGCCTTTGGAAATGAAGTATTTGGCGCTAGTAGAATCTGCCTTAAATCCTAAAGCAAAATCTAGAGTAGGTGCTACTGGCTTATGGCAGTTTATGTACAGTACAGGTAAGATGTACGATCTAGATGTAAGCAGTTACGTCGATGAGCGAATGGATCCTGTGGCTTCTACAGAGGCTGCTGCACAATACCTTAAGCGCTTATATCTTATGTTTAACGATTGGGATTTGGCTCTAGCTGCCTACAATTCTGGTCCTGGAAATGTGTCTAAAGCCATACGGCGCAGTGGTGGCGAAACCAACTATTGGAAGCTGAGAAGTTATTTACCTAGAGAGACCGCTGGTTATGTTCCTTCTTTCCAGGCGATGCTTTACATGTATGAATATGCGGAAGAACATGGCTTTAAACCTCAGCGACCAAAAACCATCTATTACGGAACAGATACTATTAGAGTTAAAAAGATGATCACTTTAGACCAAATTGCTGAAGTAACTCAAACAGAAAAAGAATTTATAGAGTTCTTGAACCCTAGCTACAAGTTAGGAATTATTCCCTTTGAAGATGATAAGTCATACTACATAAGGCTTCCTTATGCCAAGTCTGGGTTGTTTGTTGCCAACGAAGATAAAATCTATGGGTATGCAGAAGAGCAATTAGCCAAAACTGAAGACTCTAAAGCGGAAGACAAAATTAACTACTATGTGAAATCTGGAGATTTCCTAGGGCGAATTGCTTCGAAATTTAGAGTGAGAATAAGTGAAATTAGAACTTGGAATAATCTAAGAAGTAATTCTCTCAATATTGGTCAGCGTTTGGTGATTTACCCTAGAAATACCTCAGCAATCGGAGAAACGAAACCATCCAGTGAAGAATCCAATACTGAAACTTCTTCCTTAACAGATTCTAAAATTTATAAAGTAAAATCAGGGGATTCGCTTTGGATCATTTCCAGAAAATACTCAAATTTGAGTGTAGAAGATTTGAAAAGCCTTAATCAACTTAAAAGTAACACCCTTAAACCAGGGATGACCCTTAAAGTTTCCAAAGGTTAG
- a CDS encoding sensor histidine kinase, with product MSKKLKRSYKFALNTSTYITIFLSSLIALYEYIKLEIDPASIFIFALVCFLFSFLIIQLRIEYFIYKRVKSIYDSVSILDQTAVGNQRVTSDIKTLTEEVERFAKGKKLEIETLKVRENYRKEFIGNVSHELRTPLFTVQGYILTLLDGAIKDKKVRKKYLSRASKGVDRLIYIVKDLDMITKLETGDLNLYIETFNILELTQNAFDLLEMKSTKREISLTFDKDYPLTFVKADKERIQQVITNLIVNSIKYGKKGGTSEISLEQLEGGKVMFRVTDNGEGIEKENIPRLFERFFRVDKTGSRREGGSGLGLSIVKHIIEAHNEQIFVESVYGIGSEFSFTLPMSDEMSEEEIEDARQL from the coding sequence ATGAGTAAAAAATTAAAAAGGTCTTATAAGTTTGCGCTAAATACCTCTACGTATATCACCATTTTTCTATCCAGCCTTATTGCGTTATACGAGTATATCAAATTAGAAATCGATCCGGCTTCTATTTTTATTTTTGCTTTGGTTTGTTTTTTATTTTCCTTTTTAATTATACAATTGAGGATAGAGTATTTCATCTATAAACGGGTAAAATCTATTTATGATAGTGTTTCTATCTTAGACCAAACGGCAGTTGGTAATCAAAGGGTCACATCAGATATAAAGACTCTTACCGAGGAAGTAGAACGATTTGCAAAAGGAAAAAAATTGGAGATTGAAACCCTTAAAGTAAGAGAAAACTACAGAAAGGAATTTATAGGAAATGTTTCTCACGAACTTAGAACTCCCTTATTCACCGTTCAAGGTTATATTCTAACCCTCCTTGATGGAGCGATAAAAGATAAAAAAGTTAGAAAAAAATACCTTAGCAGGGCTAGTAAAGGTGTAGACCGATTAATTTATATCGTGAAAGATTTGGATATGATCACCAAACTAGAAACTGGTGACCTCAATCTTTATATCGAGACTTTTAATATTTTGGAGCTAACCCAGAATGCCTTTGATTTGCTAGAAATGAAATCTACCAAAAGAGAAATCAGTCTTACATTCGATAAAGACTACCCGCTCACTTTTGTTAAAGCAGATAAAGAACGAATTCAACAAGTGATTACCAATCTCATTGTGAATTCTATCAAATATGGAAAAAAAGGGGGCACTTCTGAAATCAGTTTAGAACAACTGGAAGGAGGCAAAGTCATGTTTAGAGTTACCGATAACGGAGAAGGTATCGAGAAGGAAAATATTCCACGCCTTTTTGAGCGTTTTTTTAGGGTAGATAAAACAGGCTCAAGACGAGAAGGAGGTTCTGGCTTAGGCTTATCTATCGTGAAACATATTATTGAGGCTCACAATGAACAAATCTTTGTAGAAAGCGTTTATGGTATTGGTAGCGAGTTCTCCTTTACCCTTCCAATGTCCGACGAAATGTCTGAAGAGGAAATCGAAGATGCTCGTCAGCTTTAA